From Candidatus Dadabacteria bacterium, one genomic window encodes:
- the ispF gene encoding 2-C-methyl-D-erythritol 2,4-cyclodiphosphate synthase has translation MKQRVGIGFDAHRFASGRPLFLGCVEIPFNKGLAGHSDADALAHAICDSLLGAAGLGDIGTHFPDSDPAYRDAAGAFLIEQTLGKVSGAGFAVVNVDCVVICEEPRISPHTAEMRKKISALLQIAEDRVNVKATTTEKMGFAGRGEGVAAKAVCLIEEKS, from the coding sequence ATGAAACAAAGGGTCGGCATCGGCTTTGATGCCCACAGGTTTGCCTCAGGCCGCCCGCTTTTTCTCGGCTGCGTGGAAATCCCTTTCAACAAAGGGCTCGCGGGACACTCGGACGCGGACGCGCTCGCGCACGCAATATGCGACTCCCTGCTCGGAGCGGCGGGGCTGGGAGACATCGGGACGCACTTCCCCGATTCCGACCCGGCATACAGGGATGCGGCGGGGGCTTTTCTGATTGAGCAAACCCTCGGCAAGGTCTCCGGGGCGGGCTTTGCCGTGGTCAATGTGGACTGCGTTGTGATTTGCGAAGAGCCGCGCATTTCCCCGCACACGGCGGAGATGAGGAAAAAAATCTCCGCGCTGCTGCAAATCGCCGAAGACCGCGTAAACGTCAAGGCGACCACAACGGAGAAAATGGGGTTTGCCGGCAGGGGCGAAGGGGTGGCGGCAAAAGCGGTCTGCCTGATTGAAGAAAAGAGTTGA
- a CDS encoding ComEC/Rec2 family competence protein, whose product MTRLSAILNRHLIVVCAVLLVLGVAAGTEAEGVSVYHAAAPGALFVMAAALRFSRLGFALFFPLGLLLPFLHAHSPDPELSHVAGKRAVVSGRLYENAVKRPASVRIPLEVDSVTAGGKTRAAGGRVLLYSDGHAGLAYGDRITAKVRLRPVKGFKNPGAGGYEERLAARGVFFTAYAGEGDIKTGGRDENSNPLLCAVGELRGDYAAFIRKNLGPTAAEIVNSLSIGDKGALPDEVRRNFSALGIGHLLAISGLHVGVAAVFFYMTLKWLLKRSQYLMLTLVIPRIAAAATIPAALFYALLTGLSNSSTRAAIMAAVYLTAMIIGRRDDRLNALAAAAIIILIASPAALFEASFILSFSAVLGILLALNRFGGGGGEKDSPAWRKAGRAVAAILFTTAAATAATLPFVINMFGFVPVLTFPANLVAMPLALAMVPLCIVSVAVFAATGFVPEFLLDTLGIFSSTLTGAADILAGADPAVTAPVMSGRTFIVFYLCAAAVLAASRSRKPSLYAAAALSLLLAASAAYDLRPAHGKHTEAVFFDAGRKKTALFIFADGKTVLIKGGFSKKARSDFIERAVILPALRAKRVTKTDTLILLSNDRGHLNGAAALIEGGDVENLWINSPKLNSRLWETIEKHGVLWRKIYRSPPDRHAVKFLQLHEQMGIADSSAPYPVLVRVSYGETSFLLMESIHNTRGKNVEKVYKNELKSDVVFLPDTNNKNRSAVLAVARAAEAGVVVCGKCRAEIEREGMNARVYETDTGGMVSVFTDGRRITKTETFARDR is encoded by the coding sequence ATGACCCGCCTCTCCGCAATCCTCAACCGTCACCTGATAGTGGTTTGCGCCGTCCTGCTGGTATTGGGCGTGGCGGCGGGAACGGAGGCGGAGGGGGTTTCGGTTTACCATGCGGCGGCGCCGGGCGCGCTGTTTGTGATGGCGGCGGCTTTGAGATTCTCCCGCCTCGGCTTTGCCCTTTTCTTCCCGCTCGGCCTTCTGCTGCCCTTTCTTCACGCGCACTCTCCCGACCCGGAGTTGTCGCACGTCGCGGGCAAAAGAGCCGTGGTGAGCGGGCGGCTGTATGAAAACGCCGTAAAAAGACCGGCAAGTGTGCGGATACCGCTTGAGGTTGACTCCGTAACCGCCGGGGGCAAAACGCGGGCGGCGGGCGGCAGGGTGCTTCTTTATTCGGACGGCCATGCGGGGCTCGCTTACGGAGACCGCATTACGGCAAAGGTCAGACTCCGGCCCGTGAAAGGATTCAAAAATCCGGGGGCGGGCGGGTATGAGGAGCGGCTCGCGGCGCGGGGTGTCTTTTTTACCGCATACGCCGGAGAGGGAGACATCAAAACCGGCGGGCGGGACGAAAACTCAAACCCCCTTCTGTGCGCCGTGGGGGAACTGCGCGGAGACTATGCGGCGTTCATAAGAAAAAATCTCGGACCTACTGCCGCCGAAATAGTGAACTCCCTGTCAATCGGCGACAAGGGGGCGCTGCCCGACGAGGTCAGAAGAAACTTCTCCGCACTGGGCATAGGCCACCTGCTCGCCATATCGGGGCTTCACGTGGGCGTGGCGGCGGTGTTTTTCTACATGACGCTCAAGTGGCTTCTGAAAAGGTCGCAATACCTGATGCTGACGCTGGTGATTCCCCGCATTGCGGCGGCGGCAACCATACCCGCGGCGCTTTTCTACGCGCTGCTGACGGGCCTGAGCAACTCCTCCACCCGCGCCGCAATTATGGCGGCCGTCTACCTTACGGCGATGATAATCGGAAGGAGAGACGACCGCCTGAACGCGCTCGCGGCGGCGGCAATCATCATCCTTATCGCGTCTCCGGCGGCTCTTTTTGAGGCGTCTTTCATCCTTTCGTTTTCCGCCGTGCTCGGAATCCTTCTGGCGCTCAACCGCTTCGGCGGAGGCGGCGGGGAGAAGGATTCCCCCGCGTGGCGGAAAGCCGGACGCGCGGTTGCCGCCATACTTTTTACCACCGCCGCCGCAACGGCGGCAACGCTTCCGTTTGTGATAAACATGTTCGGCTTTGTTCCCGTTCTGACTTTCCCCGCAAACCTTGTCGCCATGCCGCTCGCGCTGGCAATGGTGCCGCTGTGCATTGTGTCAGTGGCGGTCTTTGCCGCAACGGGTTTTGTGCCGGAGTTTCTGCTTGACACCCTGGGGATTTTCTCCTCCACTCTCACGGGCGCGGCGGACATTCTGGCGGGCGCGGACCCGGCGGTTACGGCCCCCGTTATGAGCGGACGGACATTTATTGTCTTTTATCTGTGCGCGGCGGCCGTTCTTGCGGCAAGCCGTTCAAGGAAACCGTCCCTTTACGCCGCGGCGGCTCTCTCCCTTCTGCTTGCGGCAAGCGCGGCATACGACCTGCGCCCCGCCCACGGGAAACACACCGAAGCGGTCTTTTTTGACGCGGGAAGGAAAAAAACGGCGCTGTTCATATTTGCGGACGGCAAAACGGTTCTTATAAAAGGCGGTTTCTCAAAAAAAGCGCGCTCGGACTTCATAGAAAGAGCGGTCATACTGCCCGCGCTGCGCGCCAAGCGGGTTACAAAAACCGACACGCTGATACTGCTCTCAAACGACCGAGGACACCTTAACGGGGCAGCCGCGCTGATTGAGGGCGGAGATGTGGAAAACTTGTGGATAAATAGCCCGAAACTTAACAGCCGGCTGTGGGAAACCATAGAGAAACACGGCGTTTTATGGAGAAAAATCTACCGCTCCCCGCCGGACCGGCACGCGGTTAAGTTCCTGCAATTACACGAACAAATGGGAATAGCGGACTCATCCGCGCCCTATCCGGTTCTGGTCAGGGTCTCCTACGGGGAGACCTCTTTTCTGCTGATGGAATCCATCCACAACACACGGGGAAAGAATGTGGAAAAAGTGTATAAAAACGAGTTGAAAAGCGATGTGGTGTTTCTGCCGGACACAAACAATAAAAACCGGAGCGCGGTTCTTGCGGTGGCGCGGGCGGCGGAGGCGGGTGTTGTGGTTTGCGGAAAGTGCCGCGCGGAGATTGAGCGCGAGGGCATGAACGCGCGCGTCTACGAGACCGACACCGGCGGGATGGTTTCGGTGTTTACCGACGGGCGGCGCATAACGAAAACGGAAACCTTTGCCCGCGACCGCTAA